Proteins encoded in a region of the Geobacillus genomosp. 3 genome:
- a CDS encoding SDR family NAD(P)-dependent oxidoreductase, which translates to MFRLDDRVAIVTGSGSKRGIGRTIALTLAKQGAIVVVADLNWDGVQETVNAITEAGGKALGVELDVTSKQSNEAMVEKVLETYGRIDILVNNAGISQKVTVEDMQLEDMVRIFNVNMFGLFLCTQAVLGQMKKQKYGRIINVSSVSAKRGGGIFGGAHYSASKAAVLGFSKNLAREVALDGITVNCVAPGLIDTDIWKSLPEEQAKEVIAGIPMGRPGQTEEIAAAIAFLASEEASYITGEEIDINGGSHMD; encoded by the coding sequence ATGTTTCGATTAGATGACCGAGTAGCGATTGTCACTGGCAGCGGCTCGAAAAGAGGGATTGGGCGTACGATTGCGTTGACATTGGCGAAACAAGGGGCTATCGTAGTGGTGGCTGACCTGAACTGGGACGGGGTTCAAGAGACAGTGAATGCGATTACCGAGGCAGGGGGGAAAGCCTTGGGAGTCGAACTTGATGTCACCAGCAAGCAGTCGAATGAGGCGATGGTCGAGAAAGTGTTGGAGACATACGGACGGATTGATATTCTTGTTAACAATGCGGGAATTTCACAAAAAGTCACGGTGGAAGACATGCAGCTGGAAGATATGGTGAGAATCTTCAATGTCAATATGTTCGGGTTGTTTTTATGCACCCAAGCCGTGCTGGGGCAGATGAAAAAACAAAAGTATGGCCGAATCATTAATGTGTCCTCTGTTTCCGCCAAACGGGGAGGAGGCATATTTGGAGGGGCTCATTATTCCGCTTCCAAGGCGGCCGTACTCGGATTCTCGAAAAACCTTGCCCGTGAAGTCGCTCTTGATGGGATTACGGTGAATTGTGTGGCACCCGGATTGATTGATACGGACATTTGGAAATCGCTTCCTGAAGAACAGGCTAAAGAAGTCATTGCCGGAATCCCGATGGGAAGACCAGGGCAAACCGAAGAGATCGCCGCAGCCATTGCATTTTTAGCATCGGAAGAAGCATCCTATATTACAGGCGAAGAAATTGACATTAACGGCGGTTCGCATATGGATTAA
- a CDS encoding IS1634 family transposase: MDIRIRAIYESSYLNIISALFKDLGLLQLIDRLVPVDPQCQTRTSDIVSLIILDILSGRQALVHLERWAHDIDVPKLIRPGLDPSWFNDDAIARHLDRLYEANIHQVLSSCLVQIYKKEGLPLRVFHADTTDKTVYGAYESSSTETLQITHGYNRHHRWQKQIGFGLIGNEDGIPFYGDVHDGNAPDKTWNPEVLSRVHEQLRQAKIEDEWIYVADSAAMTKDTLAQTKAANAFLITRGPSSLRIVKTALSEADAQPDSAWSAPFALAEKNGATYRVWETASTYEGQPVRLIVVESSALDQRKGKTLETERAQEAELLREEQVRWERHPFSCREDAEQALASLKASLRPRFHRVKATVEEIVRPKKRRGRPKKGAEPEMETLYLLRLDMEFDREAWEQARRKASRFVLVTTVPKEWKGQPMDAQEILKLYKGQISVEMNFSFLKDPFFTDEIYVKKPERVAVLGYLFLLALAIYRVFQRRVRQFITPERPLKGAGGRKLTRPTGQAIFQLFWYVRVVLLELPDGQIQRRLGKPLTPDQRRILQGLGMDESIYV, translated from the coding sequence CCCTCTTCAAGGATCTTGGCCTCCTTCAGCTGATTGACCGGCTGGTTCCGGTCGATCCGCAATGCCAAACCCGAACCAGCGATATCGTCAGCCTCATCATTCTGGATATCTTGAGCGGCCGGCAAGCCCTCGTTCATTTGGAACGATGGGCTCATGACATCGACGTGCCCAAACTGATCCGGCCGGGGTTGGATCCGTCTTGGTTCAACGACGATGCCATTGCTCGCCATTTGGACCGGCTGTATGAGGCCAATATCCATCAAGTCCTGTCGTCTTGCCTCGTGCAGATCTACAAGAAAGAAGGCCTCCCTCTCCGTGTCTTTCACGCGGATACGACGGACAAGACCGTTTACGGTGCGTATGAATCGTCCTCGACAGAGACCCTGCAGATCACGCATGGCTACAACCGGCATCATCGTTGGCAAAAACAGATCGGATTCGGCCTGATCGGCAACGAGGACGGCATCCCGTTTTACGGCGATGTGCACGACGGCAACGCGCCGGACAAAACGTGGAATCCCGAGGTGCTCTCCCGTGTCCATGAGCAGCTGAGGCAAGCGAAGATCGAAGACGAATGGATTTACGTGGCGGATTCCGCTGCGATGACGAAGGACACGCTGGCGCAAACGAAAGCCGCCAACGCCTTTTTGATCACGAGAGGCCCGTCGTCGCTCCGGATCGTCAAAACCGCGCTTTCGGAGGCGGATGCCCAACCCGATTCGGCGTGGAGCGCCCCCTTTGCGCTGGCCGAGAAAAACGGCGCCACGTACCGGGTATGGGAAACGGCCTCAACATATGAAGGCCAACCCGTACGGCTGATCGTCGTCGAATCAAGCGCCCTCGACCAACGGAAAGGAAAGACGCTCGAAACAGAACGAGCACAAGAAGCGGAGCTTCTTCGCGAGGAACAAGTCCGTTGGGAGCGTCATCCTTTCTCTTGCCGGGAAGACGCTGAACAAGCCTTGGCCTCCCTCAAGGCGTCCCTTCGTCCTCGATTTCATCGGGTCAAGGCCACGGTTGAAGAGATCGTGCGCCCGAAAAAACGGCGCGGACGGCCGAAAAAAGGGGCGGAACCCGAGATGGAGACGCTGTATCTCCTGCGCTTGGACATGGAATTCGATCGCGAGGCGTGGGAACAGGCGAGACGGAAAGCGTCCCGGTTTGTTCTCGTCACGACCGTTCCGAAGGAATGGAAGGGCCAACCCATGGATGCCCAAGAGATCTTGAAGCTGTATAAAGGGCAGATCTCGGTGGAAATGAACTTCTCCTTCCTAAAAGATCCGTTCTTTACGGACGAAATTTACGTCAAAAAACCCGAACGAGTGGCGGTATTGGGCTATTTGTTTTTGCTGGCCTTGGCCATTTACCGCGTCTTCCAGCGCCGGGTGCGTCAGTTCATCACACCCGAACGCCCATTAAAGGGCGCCGGAGGCCGCAAGCTGACCCGTCCGACCGGACAAGCAATTTTTCAATTGTTTTGGTATGTCAGAGTCGTCCTGTTGGAGTTGCCGGATGGGCAAATCCAACGCAGGCTAGGGAAACCGCTCACCCCTGATCAGCGAAGGATTCTGCAGGGATTGGGCATGGATGAGAGCATTTACGTGTAA
- a CDS encoding transketolase, with product MTEMRKTSVEELKQLAIKMRQTALTMIYKAQSGHPGGSLSAADLMTALYFREMNVDPNNPTWEDRDRFVLSKGHACPIQYAALALRGFVPYEAIYTLRQYGSPFQGHPDMKKCPGIDISTGSLGQGLSCAVGMALAGKRDRKEYRVFCLLGDGECQEGQIWEAVQTAVKYQLDNLFIFVDYNNLQIDGFCHEVMPLLDLEKKFEAFGCETRYINGHSMEQIVETLDEITLNKNGKPKCVILETVKGKGVSYMENVAEWHGIAPNDEEYERAMEEIARGLQ from the coding sequence GTGACGGAAATGAGAAAGACAAGTGTGGAAGAATTAAAACAATTGGCAATTAAAATGAGACAGACGGCGCTCACAATGATTTATAAGGCGCAATCTGGTCATCCGGGAGGATCGCTTTCTGCTGCGGATTTAATGACAGCGCTATACTTTCGGGAAATGAATGTTGATCCAAACAATCCGACATGGGAGGACCGTGACCGTTTTGTCCTGTCAAAAGGGCACGCATGCCCGATCCAGTATGCTGCTTTGGCGTTGCGGGGATTTGTTCCTTATGAGGCGATTTACACGCTTCGGCAGTATGGATCGCCTTTCCAAGGGCATCCCGACATGAAAAAATGCCCAGGGATCGACATTTCCACAGGATCGTTAGGGCAAGGGCTGTCCTGCGCGGTCGGAATGGCGCTCGCGGGGAAGCGGGATCGAAAAGAGTACCGTGTGTTCTGTTTATTAGGGGATGGCGAATGCCAAGAAGGCCAAATTTGGGAAGCGGTTCAAACGGCCGTTAAGTACCAATTAGATAACTTATTTATCTTTGTGGACTACAACAACTTGCAAATTGATGGTTTTTGCCATGAAGTCATGCCGTTATTGGATTTGGAAAAGAAATTCGAAGCGTTTGGCTGTGAAACGAGATACATTAACGGACATTCGATGGAACAAATCGTGGAAACGTTAGATGAAATCACGTTGAACAAAAACGGAAAGCCAAAATGCGTGATCCTCGAAACGGTCAAAGGAAAAGGCGTTTCGTATATGGAAAACGTCGCTGAATGGCATGGGATTGCCCCGAATGATGAAGAGTATGAACGGGCTATGGAAGAGATTGCAAGGGGGTTGCAATGA
- a CDS encoding nuclease domain-containing protein translates to MELWIAKIQSAREHPIQELVKPLEFSRENNCYIASEYEGTIVVKVSNDKVRQVFLSHYGIVSNEKRIPLIYDAQNDVWYDRGNEVEERSPIGINQCGTFFFEAEDKHGFIIDRSSDVYITSSLLTKPEFEQMKDDIAMMLEDLFTADHGPATTVELWAKNGSMAEHILGKLQKLYEVLLELDRMPHEQLIREYRVVPLNQIKQLDSKVLIERKMFPFKDKFLAPVNIRSIDISEHRMMRWSIERVLDYAHRYAAQAQNRQVELSKRIDFLEYSLKNLYGSNNIEKEKIENSLNKDLQYAYEILQITKQSEVFWKQVIELAEKCLEFHFLQVGEEQLGETHLFTFSPLYSEVYQYLDNLLQASPTKQLANIAVPLQKSPKLYEVWCFISIIHSLIYDCGFITKQKLYARIRQYVKEKGGLEGISFTFERPVYRYTDRYNPRKTNLVLEVHYERPFSHGEKSYRPDFTLIFHDETPETKTAFLDAKYQPLFNRKSWIELIRDTSFRKYYEPLVKKPVASFLMHPNTLNDVSVHTWNAAMKEELRHKLGSFSYKPSDKKGFIKWMNMLVHYHLGYNATCMHCGIHQPARLEIGEIGQKYFTCSNDHCEAFWVQTVCFNRKGGGWAQNDAHTAATATLLKYTKHSGMNYHKETTDEWDVFCPVCNKRAQDRFVH, encoded by the coding sequence ATGGAATTGTGGATCGCTAAGATTCAATCCGCGAGAGAGCATCCTATACAGGAATTAGTTAAACCGTTGGAATTTAGTAGAGAAAATAATTGTTATATCGCCTCTGAATATGAAGGGACAATTGTTGTAAAGGTGTCAAATGATAAAGTCCGACAAGTATTCTTGTCTCATTATGGGATAGTATCGAATGAAAAGCGAATCCCTTTAATTTACGATGCGCAGAACGATGTTTGGTATGATAGAGGGAATGAAGTAGAAGAAAGAAGTCCTATTGGTATTAATCAATGTGGAACTTTTTTCTTTGAGGCAGAAGATAAGCATGGATTTATCATTGACAGGTCTAGCGATGTTTATATTACAAGTAGCTTATTAACAAAACCAGAATTTGAACAGATGAAAGACGATATTGCCATGATGCTTGAAGATCTATTTACGGCAGATCATGGACCTGCAACGACGGTGGAGTTATGGGCAAAGAACGGCAGTATGGCTGAACATATACTCGGGAAACTCCAAAAACTTTATGAAGTGTTGTTGGAACTGGACAGAATGCCACATGAACAGCTTATTCGTGAGTACCGGGTAGTTCCGTTGAATCAAATAAAACAACTGGATTCGAAAGTATTGATTGAGCGGAAAATGTTTCCGTTTAAAGACAAATTTTTGGCTCCCGTCAACATACGTTCCATAGATATTTCAGAACATAGAATGATGCGTTGGAGCATAGAGAGGGTACTGGATTATGCTCATCGTTATGCGGCGCAAGCGCAAAATAGACAGGTAGAATTAAGCAAAAGGATCGATTTCTTGGAATATTCGCTGAAAAACCTTTATGGCAGTAACAACATAGAGAAAGAAAAGATAGAAAACTCCTTAAACAAAGACTTGCAATATGCTTATGAAATCCTTCAGATAACTAAACAAAGCGAGGTTTTCTGGAAACAGGTTATAGAGTTGGCTGAGAAGTGTTTAGAGTTCCATTTCTTGCAAGTGGGGGAGGAACAGCTGGGGGAAACGCATTTGTTTACGTTTTCCCCTCTGTATAGTGAGGTATATCAATATCTAGACAATTTATTGCAGGCAAGTCCGACAAAGCAATTGGCCAATATAGCTGTTCCTTTGCAAAAATCGCCCAAATTATACGAAGTATGGTGCTTTATTTCGATTATTCATTCATTAATTTATGACTGCGGTTTTATAACAAAACAAAAGCTATATGCTCGAATTAGGCAATACGTGAAAGAAAAAGGGGGATTAGAAGGAATATCTTTTACTTTTGAGCGCCCTGTTTACCGTTATACCGACCGCTACAATCCAAGAAAAACGAATTTAGTGCTTGAAGTTCATTATGAGCGTCCATTCTCACATGGGGAAAAGTCTTATCGGCCTGATTTTACTCTCATTTTCCATGATGAAACACCCGAAACAAAGACAGCTTTTTTAGACGCAAAGTATCAGCCGCTATTCAATCGTAAAAGTTGGATTGAACTTATTCGTGATACATCGTTTCGAAAATACTACGAACCTTTGGTAAAGAAGCCTGTTGCTTCTTTTTTGATGCACCCAAACACATTAAACGATGTTTCTGTCCATACGTGGAATGCAGCGATGAAAGAAGAACTTAGGCATAAACTAGGCAGCTTTAGTTATAAGCCAAGTGATAAAAAAGGGTTTATTAAGTGGATGAACATGTTAGTGCACTATCATTTGGGATATAACGCGACATGTATGCATTGTGGCATACATCAACCTGCTCGGTTGGAGATAGGAGAAATAGGACAAAAATATTTTACCTGTAGTAATGATCATTGCGAGGCGTTTTGGGTACAAACCGTCTGTTTTAATAGAAAAGGGGGGGGATGGGCGCAAAACGATGCCCATACCGCAGCAACCGCAACGTTACTCAAGTATACAAAGCATTCAGGGATGAATTATCACAAGGAAACAACAGACGAATGGGATGTCTTTTGTCCTGTATGCAATAAGCGGGCACAAGATAGATTTGTACATTAA
- a CDS encoding transketolase family protein, with product MSILEKDIVIKKATREAFGDEIVKLGKENKNIYVIDVDIAKSCKTTKFIKELPDQHINVGIAEQNAAGLAAGLATTGKIPFVSTYAVFGSLRMAEQIRQEICYPNLNVKIACSHGGLTPANDGGSHQAIEDMGVLRTFPNMTVIMGADYYSTRKLVEQAAHMYGPVYLRFTRDAVPVIYDEHEEFTIGKAKKIKDGEDIAIIANGDTVWLAIEATKQLEAKGISVKLFDMHTIKPLDREAVLECIDIGNIITVEDHNILNGLGSAVCEVVAEEGKGIVRRIGVQDQFGQSAPYQKLLELNGITVENIVAKATELLQK from the coding sequence ATGAGCATACTGGAAAAAGACATCGTCATCAAAAAGGCGACAAGGGAAGCGTTTGGCGATGAGATTGTGAAGCTGGGAAAAGAAAATAAAAATATTTATGTCATCGATGTCGATATTGCCAAGTCTTGCAAAACGACGAAATTCATAAAGGAGTTGCCTGATCAACATATTAATGTCGGCATTGCCGAACAAAACGCAGCTGGCCTTGCAGCGGGTTTGGCGACGACGGGCAAAATTCCTTTTGTGAGCACTTACGCGGTGTTTGGCTCTTTGCGAATGGCGGAGCAAATCCGGCAGGAAATTTGTTACCCGAATCTCAATGTGAAAATCGCCTGCTCTCACGGGGGGCTCACGCCGGCGAATGATGGCGGAAGCCACCAGGCGATTGAAGATATGGGGGTATTGCGGACATTTCCGAATATGACAGTCATCATGGGCGCCGACTATTATTCTACTCGAAAGTTAGTCGAACAGGCAGCGCACATGTATGGGCCAGTCTATCTTCGCTTCACCCGGGATGCGGTTCCTGTGATTTATGATGAACATGAAGAGTTCACGATTGGTAAAGCGAAGAAAATCAAAGATGGCGAAGACATTGCGATCATCGCTAACGGCGACACCGTTTGGCTTGCCATTGAAGCAACGAAACAATTAGAGGCAAAAGGCATTTCTGTGAAGCTATTCGATATGCATACGATTAAACCGCTCGATCGCGAGGCCGTCTTGGAATGCATCGACATCGGCAACATCATTACGGTGGAAGACCATAACATTTTAAACGGCCTTGGCAGTGCGGTGTGCGAAGTGGTTGCCGAAGAAGGGAAAGGGATTGTCCGAAGAATCGGTGTGCAAGACCAATTCGGTCAGTCGGCGCCGTATCAAAAACTGTTAGAACTCAATGGCATTACAGTGGAGAACATTGTTGCCAAAGCAACGGAATTGCTTCAAAAATAA
- a CDS encoding nitrate/nitrite transporter, translating into MDHKGFLKSGHPPTLLSSFLYFDVNFMIWVLLGPLSVVIMNDIGMNTAQKANLVALPTLGGSILRIVLGLLTDRIGPKKTGQIGMIITIIPLILGWQFADSLSELQIVALLLGVAGASFAAALPLASRWYPPQYQVLALGIAGAGNSGTIITTLFANRIAQHYGDWHIVFAFALIPLVITFIIFTLLAKDSPSQPEPKKLVDYATVLKQKDAWLFCIFYSVTFGGFVGMASYLTIFFNTQYGLDPVKAADFTTICVIAGSFFRPVGGWLADKFGGIRMLMILYSVVGIMIASLSSLPALTTATVLLFITMMGLGMGNGAVFQLVPQRFTEEIGVITGIVGAAGGLGGYFLPKILGNLKLATGSFTPGFLVLSGIAISCMILIAVVQKQWKKSWLGEGGKARIENAS; encoded by the coding sequence ATGGATCACAAAGGTTTTTTGAAAAGCGGTCATCCCCCGACGTTGCTGAGCTCATTTTTGTATTTTGATGTCAACTTTATGATCTGGGTGCTGCTCGGTCCACTTTCTGTTGTGATCATGAATGACATCGGAATGAACACAGCACAAAAGGCCAATCTCGTGGCGCTGCCTACGTTAGGCGGCTCGATCCTCAGGATCGTTCTCGGTTTGCTGACGGATCGCATCGGCCCGAAAAAAACCGGCCAAATCGGCATGATCATTACGATTATCCCGCTCATTTTAGGATGGCAGTTTGCTGACAGCTTATCCGAACTTCAAATCGTCGCCTTGCTGTTAGGTGTCGCCGGAGCGAGTTTTGCCGCGGCACTTCCACTTGCCAGCCGCTGGTATCCGCCACAATACCAAGTGCTTGCCTTAGGCATCGCCGGAGCGGGAAACAGCGGAACGATCATTACAACTTTATTTGCCAACCGCATCGCCCAACATTACGGCGACTGGCATATCGTCTTTGCATTCGCTCTTATTCCTCTTGTCATTACGTTTATTATTTTCACGCTTTTGGCGAAAGACAGCCCGAGTCAGCCCGAACCCAAAAAACTAGTAGATTATGCGACTGTGTTGAAGCAAAAAGATGCGTGGCTGTTTTGCATCTTTTACAGCGTTACATTTGGCGGCTTTGTCGGCATGGCGAGCTACTTGACGATTTTCTTTAATACACAATATGGCTTAGACCCTGTCAAAGCGGCCGATTTCACGACGATCTGTGTCATTGCCGGGAGCTTTTTCCGCCCGGTCGGCGGTTGGCTCGCTGACAAATTCGGCGGCATTCGCATGTTGATGATCTTGTATAGCGTCGTTGGCATTATGATAGCGTCCCTTTCCTCTCTCCCAGCGTTAACGACTGCAACGGTCCTGCTGTTTATCACGATGATGGGGCTAGGCATGGGCAACGGCGCTGTGTTCCAATTAGTGCCACAACGGTTTACAGAGGAAATTGGAGTGATTACTGGCATCGTCGGTGCGGCTGGTGGGCTTGGCGGCTACTTCCTGCCGAAAATTTTAGGCAACTTAAAACTCGCCACCGGCTCGTTCACACCCGGGTTTCTCGTCCTAAGCGGCATTGCCATTTCCTGCATGATCCTCATTGCCGTTGTCCAAAAACAATGGAAAAAATCATGGCTCGGCGAGGGGGGCAAAGCGAGAATCGAAAACGCCAGCTAA
- a CDS encoding FadR/GntR family transcriptional regulator, whose translation MKFNPVSSSKLYIQIYKQILSQIQSGSLKIGDKLPSERELCEQFGVSRAPVRQALSALELNGYIYSRQGEGVYVKSNHPADEAQNAALILEAVSPEDIVEARMHIEPIIAKFAAQRATEEEIEELQSIIKKMEEETREGFYVPETDEQLHSTIAKASHNELFITFMSAIINAMKQQKMWEFIRDRTVTRPDYREVNFSEHKALIEAIEKHDEQQAVKLMTDHMQNLYDRYWKE comes from the coding sequence ATGAAATTCAATCCCGTCTCTAGCAGCAAACTATATATCCAAATTTACAAGCAAATTCTTTCACAAATCCAATCCGGTTCGCTCAAAATCGGTGACAAACTTCCATCGGAAAGAGAGCTGTGCGAACAGTTCGGCGTCAGCCGCGCCCCTGTCCGACAAGCGCTGAGCGCCTTGGAGTTAAACGGCTATATTTACTCCCGCCAAGGGGAAGGAGTGTACGTCAAAAGCAACCACCCCGCTGATGAAGCACAAAATGCAGCGCTGATCCTTGAAGCCGTTTCACCGGAAGACATTGTAGAAGCGAGAATGCATATCGAACCGATTATCGCCAAATTTGCTGCGCAAAGGGCGACAGAGGAAGAAATAGAGGAACTCCAGTCGATCATCAAAAAGATGGAAGAGGAAACAAGAGAAGGCTTCTATGTCCCAGAAACCGATGAGCAATTGCACAGTACGATCGCCAAAGCTTCCCACAATGAATTATTTATCACGTTTATGTCCGCTATTATCAACGCCATGAAACAACAAAAGATGTGGGAATTTATCCGCGACCGTACAGTGACACGGCCCGATTACCGGGAAGTGAACTTTAGCGAGCATAAAGCGCTCATTGAAGCAATCGAAAAGCATGATGAACAACAAGCCGTCAAACTAATGACTGACCATATGCAAAATTTATACGACCGGTATTGGAAGGAATGA
- a CDS encoding McrB family protein: protein MTETQTKQLQQQLDAILDELGMPINWTQEEADQFYKRFCKSQKGLANRLILKITSIRNILGGKNLCFGEVLDPDTLSSFILPFEDKEWNVSFLLKNEKKRLNEGDVIVVVPEVLKVERIQQERNQARRMKEMVSIKTNSIKGVPFETRLMECLGEVVVKKLSEQMGSLGKLSHLILHEFEMAYDEKRREIEQRLEDLEKREEEIKNREEANKKKKQELNDMEQQLKEHEKYLLAQFERFRLLPPPSLIKEKNDIDGSNSKTIQWSNQTDIIDTIRGALHAQCNLQYERDVIECFVGALKTNQLIILHGPSGTGKSSLTRGFSKIIKGAKTCTIRVQSSWTDKQDILGFFNPIDYQYVSTEFLDVLVEARENLQSLYLVCLDEMNLSHVEYYFAEFLSAREEETPKITLYAKHFQELAYTMVKPYIIVDERGYPLLNEEKLSQIKDDSERRKVQNCFDLCYRYPAEFEIPSNVRFIGTMNMDHTVKGLSPKIIDRSFVIELRYSENEESLIEELKKIKVLEQIVVDVENDLKVTAMDEECRKLAKELNPMLGQLGARLNRRALDQIGYYGHAVNSPWKFDQIVRGKILPRIQVVRSDENARVIERLLQGMKNPSNMTKIKVKEMLDQGRTITYWR from the coding sequence TTGACAGAGACACAAACAAAACAACTACAGCAACAGTTAGATGCTATTTTAGATGAATTAGGAATGCCGATTAACTGGACTCAAGAAGAAGCCGATCAGTTTTATAAGAGATTTTGTAAATCCCAAAAAGGGTTGGCTAATCGGCTTATTTTAAAAATAACAAGTATTAGAAACATTTTAGGTGGAAAAAATCTGTGCTTCGGGGAAGTATTAGATCCAGATACGCTCTCCTCTTTTATTTTGCCTTTTGAGGATAAAGAATGGAATGTATCGTTTCTATTAAAGAATGAAAAAAAACGGCTTAATGAAGGGGATGTTATCGTTGTTGTCCCTGAAGTGTTAAAAGTTGAGAGGATACAACAAGAAAGAAACCAAGCGAGACGGATGAAAGAAATGGTTTCCATAAAGACGAATTCTATCAAAGGAGTCCCTTTTGAAACAAGGTTAATGGAGTGTCTTGGAGAGGTGGTTGTAAAAAAATTATCAGAACAAATGGGTTCTTTAGGAAAGCTATCCCATCTTATATTACACGAGTTTGAAATGGCATATGATGAGAAAAGACGTGAGATCGAGCAACGGTTGGAAGACCTTGAGAAACGGGAAGAAGAAATAAAAAATCGGGAAGAAGCGAACAAAAAGAAAAAGCAAGAGCTAAACGATATGGAGCAACAACTAAAAGAACATGAAAAGTATTTGCTGGCGCAGTTTGAGCGTTTTCGTCTTTTGCCGCCTCCATCGTTAATTAAGGAAAAGAACGATATAGATGGAAGCAATTCGAAAACTATTCAATGGAGCAATCAAACAGATATTATCGACACAATCCGCGGCGCTTTGCATGCACAATGTAATCTTCAGTACGAGCGTGATGTGATTGAATGTTTTGTAGGTGCATTGAAGACAAATCAGCTTATCATTTTGCATGGCCCGAGCGGAACGGGGAAGTCCAGCTTAACAAGGGGCTTTTCTAAAATTATTAAAGGAGCAAAGACATGCACGATTAGAGTTCAGTCAAGCTGGACAGATAAGCAAGATATACTTGGATTTTTTAATCCGATTGACTACCAATACGTGTCTACTGAGTTTTTAGACGTGTTAGTAGAAGCAAGGGAAAATCTGCAGTCTTTATATTTAGTTTGCTTAGACGAGATGAACTTGTCTCATGTAGAGTACTATTTTGCGGAATTTTTGAGTGCGAGAGAAGAGGAAACACCTAAGATCACCCTATATGCTAAACATTTCCAAGAACTAGCCTATACAATGGTTAAACCTTACATCATTGTGGACGAACGCGGATACCCACTTCTTAACGAGGAAAAGTTATCACAAATAAAAGACGATTCCGAGAGAAGGAAAGTGCAAAATTGTTTTGATTTATGCTACCGGTATCCGGCAGAATTTGAAATCCCGAGTAATGTTAGGTTTATTGGCACGATGAATATGGATCATACTGTGAAAGGATTGAGTCCAAAGATTATTGATCGAAGTTTTGTCATTGAATTGCGTTATTCTGAGAATGAAGAAAGTTTAATAGAAGAGTTAAAAAAAATAAAAGTGCTTGAGCAGATTGTGGTTGATGTAGAGAACGACCTAAAGGTAACTGCAATGGACGAAGAATGCAGGAAGCTAGCTAAAGAACTTAACCCGATGTTAGGCCAGCTAGGAGCGAGATTGAATCGAAGGGCTTTAGATCAAATTGGTTATTACGGACATGCAGTGAACTCTCCTTGGAAATTTGACCAAATTGTTCGCGGAAAAATATTGCCGAGAATACAGGTTGTGCGCAGCGATGAAAATGCGAGGGTTATAGAACGGTTACTACAAGGAATGAAAAATCCATCAAATATGACAAAAATAAAAGTGAAGGAAATGTTGGACCAAGGGCGCACAATTACATATTGGAGATGA